A portion of the Clupea harengus chromosome 18, Ch_v2.0.2, whole genome shotgun sequence genome contains these proteins:
- the LOC105897106 gene encoding Fc receptor-like protein 5 → MSISLCLWVLVLSLYSHSGHAEETPKAVLVLDPDQTQFYSGETVTLRCSREGQNPSGWWYTWQRGSRQVHPHDTWTKSDAYKIHPLDESHSGTYSCTGIDGSTATTSETKTLNVSEPPDYTCAGVKNGKDVQIETVKLHISALPTATLTVEPQSPVLTGETVTLKCVIESHSGWKYKWYKGRNSNLLSQSDTSTNTITVAQSDEALPETTLSGTQIGISMTGIKTSHVSGKNRKTIIISLPDHAGQYTCEGRRGVQPKKSQRSAPISIIHTAEPTATVSVVSPQGTYYPGDEVTLRCHIAEYTDWYRYSWYRGSDHIHNGQSQTITISLPVHVGQYQYTCEGERGSRPTTSQRSAPLSITLTAMPVPTLTVEPSLSSVFAGETVTLTCVIQPSGGWRYEWYKGWRSLVPKSNTYTISRATVSDQGEYKCSGVRKTNRKSYNSNIVQLTVRALPLATLTVEPHSPVFTGEKVTLKCVIESHSGWVYKWYKDRDNKIVFEGDTFTVKEVTESHNGMYWCKGERKERPTSSQISGKTTVKVQASKPKLTLSPGHQLLTGDSVTLTCELGVSSGLVFYWYRDTQTSDPVAQTDVNSYSIISVKVSDGGQYWCRAGRGDPVYHTQYSDAVEIKVTERPKATVSLKSIWTEFFSGEKVSLRCDIKSGESSDWGYSWFRNGVYKPGKEHEINPSQSGHYTCKGQRKRDKKESGESAAVGIAVSSEKAQADLGSLSQMWPTEGDSVTLSCEVRGSTTGWRFHWYKTNPYSPELVYVLHESREYSLQLVSDSISGAGGSYTLSPAALRRTGVHVCRGERGEPAYHTEFSQHQPLWVTGVSPPVSVIIHSNWNQIFTDESLSLSCGVQGNSTGWRLRWFTYRGGESKCPTDWILETTCSTSSASSSDSGVYWCQSESGEQSNPVNITVHNGNVILESPAHPVTEGDPLTLHCRYRYKPSNISADFYKDGTLLQTSTTGEMTIPAVSESHEGVYMCRNPEKGESPETWVTVRETHSTHVDSGSFIILVVGVVMGISLVLVGAFSVFRLHQTKYLSGLCLTTTATDQQQQQQQQQMSTNQSSDQDQSESEYMPLQNSKIDSFGRCGHICRVTNERIS, encoded by the exons ATgagcatctctctgtgtctttgggTTCTAGTGCTGAGCTTGTATTCCCACTCTGGACATGCTGAAG AGACTCCCAAAGCTGTTCTGGTACTGGATCCTGACCAAACACAGTTCTACAGTGGAGAGACTGTCACTCTCAGATgcagcagagaggggcagaaccCCTCAGGATGGTGGTACACCTGGCAAAGAGGTAGTCGGCAGGTTCACCCACATGACACCTGGACTAAGAGTGATGCATATAAGATACACCCTCTGGATGAGTCCCATAGTGGTACCTACAGCTGCACCGGTATTGACGGCAGTACCGCGACCACAAGTGAGACTAAAACACTGAACGTATCTG AACCACCTGACTACACCTGTGCTGGTGTAAAAAATGGTAAAGATGTCCAGATTGAGACTGTAAAACTGCACATATCTG CCCTGCCCACAGCTACACTGACTGTAGAGCCACAGAGTCCTGTGTTAACAGGAGAGACAgtcactctgaagtgtgtgatagagtCTCACAGTGGCTGGAAGTATAAATGGTATAAAGGCAGGAACAGTAATCTCCTTTCTCAGTCTGACACCAGCACAAACACCATCACAGTGGCTCAGTCTGATGAGG CTCTGCCTGAAACTACACTGTCT GGTACACAGATTGGGATCAGTATGACTGGTATAAAGACAAGTCATGTATCCGGCAAGAACAGGAAGaccatcatcatctctcttcctGATCATGCTGGCCAGTACACATGTGAGGGACGTAGAGGAGTTCAGCCAAAGAAGTCTCAGCGCAGTGCCCCCATCTCTATCATTCACACAG CTGAGCCCACAGCTACAGTGTCTGTAGTGTCTCCTCAGGGTACATACTACCCTGGAGATGAAGTCACTCTGAGGTGTCACATAGCAGAGTACACAGACTGGTATCGGTATAGCTGGTACAGAGGTAGTGACCACATTCACAATGGGCAAAGTCAAACCATCACCATCTCCCTCCCTGTTCATGTTGGCCAGTACCAGTACACatgtgaaggggagagaggatcTAGACCAACTACTTCCCAGCGCAGTGCCCCTCTCTCTATTACTCTCACAG CTATGCCAGTCCCTACACTGACAGTGGAGCCTTCACTGAGTTCTGTGTTTGCTGGAGAGACAGTCACTCTGACATGTGTAATACAGCCTTCAGGTGGCTGGAGATATGAGTGGTATAAAGGCTGGAGGTCTCTAGTCCCtaaatcaaacacatacaccatcaGCAGAGCCACTGTGTCTGATCAGGGCGAGTATAAGTGCTCaggagtgagaaagacaaacaggaaaTCATACAACAGCAATATTGTCCAACTTACAGTGAGAG CCCTGCCTTTGGCTACACTGACTGTGGAGCCACATAGTCCTGTGTTCACTGGAGAGAAAgtcactctgaagtgtgtgatagagtCTCACAGTGGCTGGGTGTATAAGTGGTATAAAGACAGGGATAACAAGATTGTGTTTGAGGGAGACACATTTACTGTAAAAGAAGTTACTGAATCACATAACGGCATGTACTggtgtaagggagagagaaaagaaagacccACATCATCTCAAATCAGCGGTAAAACAACTGTTAAAGTTCAAG CATCAAAGCCCAAACTCACATTAAGTCCAGGCCACCAGCTCCTCACAGGAGACTCAGTGACTCTGACATGTGAGTTGGGTGTTTCCTCTGGTTTGGTGTTCTACtggtacagagacacacagacctctgaTCCTGTGGCCCAGACTGATGTAAACTCCTACAGCATCATCTCTGTTAAAGTCTCTGATGGAGGACAGTACTGGTGCAGAGCTGGGAGAGGAGACCCAGTCtatcacacacagtacagtgatGCAGTTGAGATAAAGGTTACAG AAAGACCAAAAGCTACTGTTTCCCTTAAATCAATCTGGACAGAGTTCTTCAGTGGAGAAAAGGTCTCTCTCAGATGTGACATAAAGAGTGGGGAGAGCAGTGACTGGGGGTACAGCTGGTTTAGGAATGGAGTCTATAAGCCTGGAAAGGAACATGAAATCAACCCATCCCAAAGTGGTCACTATACTTGTAAAGGACAAAGGAAACGTGATAAAAAAGAATCAGGAGAAAGTGCTGCTGTTGGTATTGCAGTTTCTTCAG AGAAAGCCCAGGCAGATCTGGGTTCCCTTTCACAGATGTGGCCGACTGAAGGAGACTCAGTGACTCTGAGCTGTGAGGTTAGAGGCTCCACTACAGGCTGGAGATTCCACTGGTACAAGACTAACCCCTATAGTCCTGAGTTGGTATATGTGTTACATGAGAGCAGGGAATATTCTCTACAGCTGGTCTCAGACAGCATCAGTGGAGCTGGAGGCTCCTACACTCTCAGCCCAGCTGCTCTTAGACGCACAGGGGTTCAtgtgtgcagaggagagagaggagagccagcCTATCACACAGAGTTCAGCCAACATCAGCCACTCTGGGTCACAG gtGTGTCTCCTCCAGTTTCTGTGATCATCCACTCAAACTGGAACCAGATCTTTACAGACGAGTCTCTCTCACTGAGCTGTGGGGTTCAGGGCAACTCTACTGGATGGAGACTGAGGTGGTTCACATACAGAGGAGGGGAATCAAAGTGTCCCACTGACTGGATCTTAGAAACAACCTGCAGCACCAgctcagcatcatcatcagacAGTGGGGTTTACTGGTGTCAGTCTGAGTCTGGAGAGCAGAGTAATCCTGTCAACATCACAGTGCACA ATGGTAATGTGATCCTGGAGAGTCCTGCCCATCCTGTGACTGAGGGAGATCCTCTGACCCTGCACTGTAGATATCGCTATAAGCCATCAAACATCAGTGCTGACTTCTATAAAGATGGGACACTCCTCCAGACCTCCACCACAGGGGAGATGACCATCCCTGCAGTCTCAGAGTCACATGAAGGAGTCTATATGTGCAGGAACCCAGAGAAAGGAGAGTCACCAGAGACCTGGGTCACTGTCAGAG AGACCCATTCTACACATGTGGATTCTGGTTCCTTCATCATTTTAGTAGTCGGAGTGGTGATGGGaatctccttggtcttggtggGAGCTTTTTCAGTCTTCCGGCTGCATCAAACAAAATATCTCTCAG GTCTTTGTTTGACCACTACAGCAAC agaccagcagcagcagcagcagcagcagcagatgagcACCAATCAGAGTTCAGACCAGGACCAGTCTGAGTCAGAGTATATGCCTCTGCAGAACAGTAAGATTGACTCTTTTG ggcgatgtggacacatctgccGTGTTACTAACGAAAGAATATCGTAG